One Elgaria multicarinata webbii isolate HBS135686 ecotype San Diego chromosome 6, rElgMul1.1.pri, whole genome shotgun sequence DNA segment encodes these proteins:
- the LOC134400266 gene encoding procathepsin L-like: MKFYLCILALSLEACFAAPGLDPAFDDHWQLWKTWHGKEYHEKEEGWRRMIWEKNLKMIELHNLDHSLGKHSYTLGMNQFGDMTNEEFSQVMNGFRFTETERKYTGSLFLEPNFSEAPKSVDWREKGYVTPVKTQAHCGSCWAFSATGSLEGQHFRKTGKLVSLSEQNLMDCSWPEGNEGCHGGDTIAAFQYLKRNGGIDSEDSYPYIAKDRLECLYKPEYKAANETGFVRIPSGHEKALMKAVAAVGPISVSIDAHHHNFRFYKSGIFYEPTCSTWNLTHAVLAVGYGFEGAEKDNKKYWIVKNSWNKTWGDNGYILMAKDRNNHCGIATRASYPLV, from the exons ATGAAGTTTTATCTCTGCATCTTGGCCTTAAGTTTGGAGGCCTGCTTTGCTGCTCCAGGCCTCGACCCTGCTTTCGATGACCACTGGCAACTATGGAAAACATGGCATGGCAAGGAGTACCATGAG AaggaagaaggctggaggagaATGATCTGGGAGAAGAACTTGAAGATGATTGAATTGCACAACCTGGACCACAGCCTGGGCAAGCACAGCTACACACTAGGAATGAATCAGTTTGGAGATATG ACTAATGAAGAGTTTAGCCAAGTGATGAATGGCTTCAGATTCACTGAAACAGAAAGGAAATACACAGGTTCACTCTTCCTTGAGCCAAACTTCTCGGAGGCTCCAAAGTCCGTTGACTGGCGGGAGAAGGGATACGTAACTCCCGTGAAGACTCAG GCTCACTGTGGCTCTTGCTGGGCCTTCAGTGCGACTGGATCCCTTGAAGGACAGCACTTTCGCAAAACTGGCAAGCTGGTCTCTTTGAGTGAACAGAACCTCATGGACTGCTCTTGGCCTGAAGGAAATGAGGGCTGTCATGGGGGCGACACAATCGCGGCTTTCCAGTATCTAAAAAGAAATGGTGGCATTGATTCAGAGGACTCCTACCCATACATTGCAAAG GATAGACTTGAATGCTTGTACAAGCCTGAATACAAAGCTGCGAATGAGACTGGCTTTGTGAGAATCCCATCAGGACATGAAAAGGCCCTCATGAAGGCCGTGGCTGCAGTAGGGCCAATATCAGTGTCTATTGATGCACATCATCACAACTTCCGTTTCTATAAGTCAG GTATTTTTTATGAACCGACGTGTTCTACTTGGAATTTAACTCATGCCGTTCTTGCTGTTGGCTATGGCTTTGAGGGTGCAGAAAAAGACAACAAGAAGTACTGGATTGTAAAAAACAG CTGGAATAAAACTTGGGGTGACAACGGCTATATCTTGATGGCTAAAGACAGAAATAACCACTGTGGAATAGCCACACGTGCGTCTTATCCTCTAGTATAA